A DNA window from Trypanosoma brucei brucei TREU927 chromosome 10, whole genome shotgun sequence contains the following coding sequences:
- a CDS encoding 2-oxoisovalerate dehydrogenase subunit alpha produces MLRVSCRFFGALQEIFSRGQGVWNLDFGNSPTTEDLIFNSAPKTSTPPFHVLDLEGNIVNKINEPVVPKETLVKIMETMIRSNTIDNILLEAQRQGRISFYLTALGEEATVVGTAAGLEIRDEAFLQYREAGFLLYRGYNIPQLVAQCMGNVEDVLKGRQMPIHYGSRELNVHMVSSPLATQIPHAAGAGYAFRLENEELSDESKSRVAVVIFGEGAASEGDFHGGVNFAAATGSNTLFVVRNNGYAISTPARVQYKGDGVLARGIGYGIPSARVDGQDVLAILQAVQQARQIIRTTNQPVLIEALCYRLQHHSSSDDSGMYRSSDEIENFLALSPLDRFEKFLVKRDLWTAEHTGALAKQVREELLQELRRQELLPHWPADVMHDDVYKVKTPDLVKAQKELQAHYERNRGFYGK; encoded by the coding sequence ATGCTCCGAGTCTCGTGCCGTTTTTTTGGTGCCCTTCAGGAAATCTTTTCTCGGGGTCAAGGGGTGTGGAATTTGGATTTTGGTAACTCGCCGACGACGGAGGATCTCATCTTCAACTCGGCCCCCAAGACCTCGAcacccccttttcacgtCCTCGACCTTGAAGGTAATATCgttaacaaaataaacgaacCAGTGGTGCCGAAGGAAACATTAGTGAAGATAATGGAAACGATGATACGGTCAAATACTATCGACAACATTCTTTTGGAGGCGCAGCGACAGGGTCGAATTTCATTTTACCTTACCGCATTGGGTGAGGAGGCCACCGTCGTTGGTACGGCTGCAGGATTAGAGATACGGGATGAGGCCTTCCTGCAGTATCGTGAGGCTGGGTTCCTCCTGTACCGTGGTTATAACATTCCACAGTTGGTTGCGCAATGCATGGGGAATGTGGAAGACGTGCTGAAAGGGAGGCAGATGCCCATACATTATGGATCGCGGGAGTTAAATGTGCATATGGTAAGTTCGCCACTCGCAACACAGATTCCACATGCGGCAGGTGCGGGTTATGCTTTTCGGCTTGAGAATGAGGAATTGTCCGATGAAAGCAAGTCACGAGTAGCCGTAGTGATTTTCGGTGAAGGAGCAGCGAGTGAGGGAGATTTCCATGGGGGAGTTAACTTTGCCGCTGCTACGGGATCTAACACTCTCTTCGTTGTACGGAATAATGGCTATGCTATTTCGACTCCTGCGCGTGTACAGTACAAAGGTGATGGAGTGCTAGCGCGTGGTATCGGCTATGGTATTCCATCTGCTCGAGTGGATGGGCAGGACGTGCTCGCAATATTGCAAGCCGTCCAGCAAGCACGACAAATCATACGTACTACCAACCAGCCTGTTCTAATCGAAGCTCTTTGCTATCGTTTACAACACCACTCCTCTTCTGATGATAGTGGTATGTACCGTTCAAGTGATGAAATTGAAAACTTCTTAGCGCTCTCCCCACTTGATCGATTTGAAAAATTCCTTGTGAAACGGGACTTATGGACAGCTGAGCATACGGGGGCGCTGGCGAAACAGGTTCGTGAGGAACTGTTGCAGGAGTTACGTCGACAAGAATTGTTACCTCATTGGCCGGCAGATGTTATGCATGATGATGTCTACAAGGTAAAGACACCAGACTTGGTTAAAGCACAAAAGGAATTGCAAGCTCACTACGAACGAAACAGGGGATTCTACGGCAAGTGA